In Deinococcus proteolyticus MRP, a single genomic region encodes these proteins:
- a CDS encoding glycerol-3-phosphate acyltransferase encodes MLRTLTRLAVPAAAFVVGSLPLGHLLLARRRKDTRLHSAHNLGVENVWRELGPELALGTAGLDAAKGAAAVALAPTPASALAAGVAAYLGHLNPPPALYRDLSPEYGLPRGRGNLVLLGVLLALSRQGYGGRALLPLGVYAGTLAGTRYVSAATLAGLGAFALSLRDRPAREQALAYALLLSAAWRFKENIGRILDDTEPKVGDSVPLAGKRDDQVVTAFMIHPLRTSDLWTSSARFAWMAPLYRAGLISDDFVKSVTARFRPMKVGELRGIQTEQGKEIHCYLLSAPLLPDQFRDDPELATRKAIEGARLAQELGAEVFGLGAFWSVVGNKGQDVQDAVPELTVTNGGAYTSGTIKAAIPGILEHFAAQGRDLKGATAAVVGANGVVAFGIARTIAPQVGRVIMVGRNLERLERSAQTLRRANPQTDIVTTTSYDLLRDAELIFTATSDPDPVIFAEHVRPGTWIFDEGRPADVDESVRGVPGVRVIPGGVVLPPGQMTSRIDLQFGEGAVPACLAETLIIAATGEHDRRSLGAGTKTENINFFVDKAQELGFTVLD; translated from the coding sequence GCCGCAAGGACACCCGCCTGCACAGCGCCCACAACCTGGGCGTGGAAAATGTCTGGCGGGAGCTGGGCCCCGAGCTGGCGCTGGGCACCGCCGGGCTGGACGCTGCCAAGGGAGCCGCCGCTGTGGCCCTGGCCCCCACGCCGGCCTCGGCGCTAGCGGCAGGTGTGGCCGCCTACCTGGGCCACCTGAACCCGCCGCCCGCGCTGTACCGCGACCTTTCTCCGGAGTACGGCCTGCCGCGTGGCCGGGGCAATCTGGTGCTGCTGGGCGTGCTGCTGGCGCTGAGCCGCCAGGGCTACGGGGGCCGGGCGCTGCTGCCGCTGGGAGTCTACGCGGGGACGCTGGCAGGGACCCGTTACGTGAGCGCAGCGACCCTGGCCGGCCTGGGGGCCTTCGCCCTCAGCCTGCGTGACCGCCCCGCCCGCGAGCAGGCGCTGGCCTACGCCCTGCTGCTGAGTGCGGCGTGGCGCTTCAAGGAGAACATCGGCCGCATTCTGGACGACACCGAGCCGAAAGTGGGAGACAGTGTGCCCCTCGCCGGTAAGCGCGACGACCAGGTGGTGACGGCGTTCATGATTCACCCGCTGCGCACCAGCGACCTGTGGACTTCCAGCGCCCGCTTCGCCTGGATGGCGCCGCTGTACCGGGCCGGGCTGATTTCCGACGACTTCGTCAAGTCGGTGACGGCCCGCTTCCGCCCCATGAAGGTGGGCGAGCTGCGCGGTATCCAGACCGAGCAGGGCAAGGAAATCCACTGCTACCTGCTGAGCGCTCCGCTGCTGCCCGACCAGTTCCGCGACGACCCCGAGCTGGCGACCCGCAAGGCCATCGAGGGGGCCCGGCTGGCGCAGGAGCTGGGCGCCGAGGTGTTCGGCCTGGGCGCATTCTGGAGCGTGGTGGGCAACAAAGGCCAGGACGTGCAGGACGCTGTCCCCGAGCTGACCGTGACCAACGGCGGGGCGTACACCTCCGGCACCATCAAGGCCGCTATTCCGGGCATTCTGGAACACTTCGCTGCGCAGGGGCGCGACCTGAAGGGAGCCACGGCCGCCGTGGTGGGTGCCAACGGTGTGGTGGCGTTCGGTATCGCCCGCACCATCGCCCCGCAGGTGGGCCGCGTCATCATGGTGGGGCGCAACCTGGAGCGGCTGGAGCGCAGCGCCCAGACCCTGCGCCGCGCCAATCCGCAGACCGATATCGTGACCACCACGTCCTACGACCTGCTCAGGGATGCCGAGCTGATTTTCACCGCCACCTCCGACCCCGACCCGGTGATTTTTGCCGAGCACGTGCGCCCCGGCACCTGGATTTTCGACGAGGGCCGCCCTGCCGACGTGGACGAGAGCGTGCGCGGCGTGCCCGGCGTGCGGGTGATTCCCGGCGGCGTGGTGCTGCCGCCCGGTCAGATGACCAGCCGCATCGACCTGCAGTTCGGCGAAGGCGCGGTGCCCGCCTGCCTGGCCGAGACACTGATTATTGCGGCCACCGGCGAGCATGACCGCCGGAGCCTGGGGGCAGGCACCAAGACCGAGAACATCAATTTCTTTGTGGACAAGGCGCAGGAGCTGGGCTTTACCGTGCTGGACTGA
- a CDS encoding phospholipase D-like domain-containing protein, whose protein sequence is MPLSLRFLLACCGFAAGFPAAAQTLEVPLYLSRPVQPQLEAGAYHCEPPQQPAVRAAWEALRAYGETDFSCGNAFVDYLETSSPLPGAGPDAFAKANRQILAARAEVLLTNMDFYPEAGAPTWALLDTLAELYRRVQAGGRAAYPQGMNVRLHLGGYPLPQRPPRWIAAELAEGLLARGVPLQDAALGWDLRLAHYRLTPYSHIKMQVVDGREVTAAGYGYGRNWLPASAAVPQGGGVSDLGLTLRGPVAQNAAAAFADLWSLSDELSCPPEVQPGGVRERCRWRPAGPLTRSALARGVVPAGDSAALLLYRRSGYLQADAAQLALLGAARREIDLLHTSLSTQLNCVALQPWADICRGMPLPPYFTALLDAMERGVRVRVLTMGGKAEGLQNRTGVLILRRAAQERGLEHLLDVRATTYSMHSKTLLVDGEAALTGSINLHFSSWGHAGLAEAALLTDDPAAAAWLQQRFDSDWQKRSRPFDSNLTAADLK, encoded by the coding sequence GTGCCCCTTTCCCTCCGCTTCCTGCTGGCTTGTTGCGGCTTTGCCGCCGGCTTCCCGGCAGCGGCGCAAACGCTGGAAGTGCCGCTGTACCTGTCCCGGCCGGTGCAGCCGCAGCTGGAGGCGGGAGCCTACCACTGTGAGCCGCCCCAGCAGCCGGCGGTGCGGGCCGCCTGGGAGGCACTGCGCGCATACGGCGAGACCGATTTCTCCTGTGGTAACGCGTTCGTGGACTATCTCGAAACGTCCAGCCCGCTGCCCGGCGCCGGCCCCGACGCCTTCGCCAAGGCGAACCGCCAGATTCTGGCCGCCCGCGCCGAGGTGCTGCTGACCAACATGGACTTTTATCCGGAGGCGGGCGCTCCAACCTGGGCGCTGCTGGACACGCTGGCCGAGCTGTACCGCCGCGTGCAGGCCGGGGGCCGGGCCGCCTACCCTCAGGGCATGAACGTGCGGCTGCACCTGGGCGGCTACCCGCTGCCGCAGCGCCCGCCGCGCTGGATTGCCGCCGAGCTGGCCGAGGGGCTGCTGGCCCGTGGGGTGCCGCTGCAAGACGCCGCGCTGGGATGGGACCTGCGGCTGGCCCACTACCGCCTGACGCCCTACAGCCACATCAAAATGCAGGTGGTGGACGGCCGCGAGGTGACGGCAGCCGGCTACGGCTACGGCCGCAACTGGCTGCCCGCCTCGGCAGCCGTGCCGCAGGGTGGAGGGGTCAGCGACCTGGGCCTGACCCTGCGCGGCCCGGTGGCGCAGAATGCTGCGGCCGCTTTCGCGGACCTCTGGTCGCTGTCCGACGAACTGAGCTGCCCACCGGAAGTGCAGCCCGGCGGGGTGCGGGAACGCTGCCGCTGGCGCCCCGCCGGGCCGCTGACCCGTTCCGCGCTGGCACGCGGGGTGGTGCCGGCCGGCGACTCGGCGGCATTGCTGCTGTATCGCCGCAGCGGCTACCTGCAGGCGGACGCTGCTCAGCTGGCGCTGTTGGGCGCGGCCCGGCGCGAAATCGACCTGCTGCACACCTCGCTCAGCACCCAGCTGAACTGCGTGGCCCTGCAGCCCTGGGCGGATATTTGCCGGGGCATGCCGCTGCCGCCCTACTTCACTGCCCTGCTGGACGCGATGGAGCGGGGCGTGCGGGTACGGGTGCTCACCATGGGCGGCAAGGCCGAGGGCCTGCAAAACCGCACCGGCGTGCTGATTCTGCGCCGCGCTGCCCAGGAACGCGGCCTGGAGCACCTGCTGGACGTGCGGGCCACCACCTACTCCATGCACTCCAAGACCCTGCTGGTGGACGGCGAAGCGGCCCTGACCGGCAGCATCAACCTGCACTTTTCTTCCTGGGGCCACGCCGGACTGGCCGAAGCGGCGCTGCTGACCGACGACCCGGCCGCGGCCGCCTGGTTGCAGCAGCGCTTCGATAGCGACTGGCAGAAGCGCAGCCGTCCGTTCGACTCCAATCTGACCGCGGCCGATCTGAAATAG
- the ispH gene encoding 4-hydroxy-3-methylbut-2-enyl diphosphate reductase yields the protein MIERIHLAKPRGFCAGVVMAIQAVEQAADHERQPVTVYHSIVHNHTVVDRLERGKGVSFVEDLQEIPLLPHSTDTVVFSAHGVSPAIREQARTLGLATVDATCPLVTKVHTEAKKYAAEGYTILLIGDSARHQEVIGTQGEAPEQTILIGVQGKVGGGLHDPRTVQVPDPERLVVLTQTTLNVDDTRETVAILKRRFPALVVPPSEDLCYATKNRQDAVKAIAPQVDAFLVLTSTHSSNGMRLLELSRDLCGRAERLETAADLAHIDLTGVTSIGITSAASTPDDLVQEVVAHFRALNPALEVIEQGEWENIKFRPAKKVNLDGSQEALS from the coding sequence ATGATTGAGCGCATTCACCTTGCCAAACCCCGTGGCTTTTGCGCCGGGGTGGTTATGGCGATTCAGGCCGTAGAGCAGGCTGCCGACCATGAGCGCCAGCCTGTGACCGTGTACCACTCCATCGTCCACAACCACACGGTGGTGGACCGGCTGGAGCGCGGCAAGGGCGTGAGCTTCGTAGAGGACTTGCAGGAGATTCCGCTGCTGCCGCACAGCACCGACACGGTGGTCTTCAGTGCCCACGGGGTCAGCCCGGCCATCCGTGAGCAAGCCCGCACCCTGGGCCTGGCCACGGTGGACGCCACCTGCCCGCTGGTCACCAAAGTGCATACCGAAGCCAAGAAGTACGCCGCCGAGGGCTACACCATCCTCCTGATTGGCGACAGCGCCAGGCATCAGGAAGTGATTGGCACCCAGGGCGAAGCGCCCGAGCAAACCATATTGATCGGGGTGCAGGGCAAGGTGGGCGGCGGCCTGCACGACCCGCGCACGGTACAGGTGCCCGACCCGGAGCGGCTGGTGGTGCTGACCCAGACCACGCTGAATGTAGACGACACCCGCGAGACCGTCGCCATTCTCAAACGGCGCTTTCCCGCGCTGGTGGTGCCCCCGAGCGAAGACCTCTGCTACGCCACCAAGAACCGCCAGGACGCCGTCAAGGCGATTGCGCCGCAGGTGGACGCCTTTTTGGTGCTGACCAGCACGCACTCCAGCAACGGGATGCGGCTGCTGGAATTGAGCCGTGACCTGTGCGGCCGCGCCGAGCGGCTGGAAACCGCCGCCGACCTGGCCCACATCGACCTGACCGGCGTGACCAGCATCGGTATCACCAGCGCGGCCAGCACCCCCGACGACCTGGTGCAGGAGGTGGTGGCCCACTTCCGCGCCCTGAACCCCGCGCTGGAAGTGATAGAGCAGGGCGAGTGGGAAAACATCAAATTCCGCCCCGCCAAAAAGGTGAACCTCGACGGGTCGCAGGAGGCGCTCAGCTGA
- a CDS encoding FAD-dependent oxidoreductase: MQEATRSSERGQVWAHVGQAFKEQEYDVAVVGAGLLGTAAALYLRGLWPQRRVLLLDEGGLPSEDGATLLGAGVWDAAGLSGAEADLAATTRRELERLLPGGLTPLPLLDFGAQGPEDTAELLADFPALAGWVDPAALPRAERREVLTYRPGELTLRLGQAAVAAGADLLLNTRAELVPGGVRLHRLTVTNRHEIVVHETREVRAGTVIVAAGAAGPELLEQGLGLHTPHGRAFVQRPRLRQPSDPAASPLLRAGDLLLRPLNGEYALYLPPVSADPHGYQPTAGRLTGVQVGLRRELLCSLLPRMDALPVLATAALGVGRSLADVEGAWLGLPHGGPTHAPLAEAVADGVWLLLGGSRTRGGVDTLGLGLVRELVGTLN, encoded by the coding sequence ATGCAGGAAGCGACACGGAGCAGCGAGCGGGGGCAAGTCTGGGCGCATGTGGGGCAGGCGTTCAAGGAACAGGAGTACGACGTGGCCGTGGTCGGAGCAGGGCTGCTGGGTACGGCGGCGGCCCTGTATCTGCGCGGGCTGTGGCCGCAGCGGCGGGTGCTGCTGCTGGACGAGGGCGGCCTGCCCAGCGAGGACGGGGCCACGCTGCTGGGCGCGGGAGTGTGGGACGCGGCGGGGCTGAGCGGCGCGGAAGCTGACCTGGCCGCAACCACCCGCCGTGAGCTGGAGCGCCTGCTGCCGGGCGGACTGACCCCGCTGCCGCTGCTGGACTTCGGCGCACAGGGGCCTGAAGACACCGCTGAACTGCTGGCTGACTTTCCCGCGCTGGCCGGCTGGGTGGACCCGGCGGCCCTGCCCCGCGCCGAGCGCCGTGAAGTGCTGACCTACCGCCCCGGCGAGCTGACGCTGCGGCTGGGGCAAGCGGCCGTGGCCGCAGGAGCCGACCTGCTGCTCAACACCCGCGCCGAACTTGTGCCGGGCGGCGTGCGCCTGCACCGCCTGACCGTGACCAACCGCCACGAAATCGTGGTTCACGAAACGCGGGAGGTGCGGGCCGGAACGGTCATCGTGGCAGCTGGAGCCGCCGGCCCTGAACTGCTGGAACAGGGGCTGGGCCTGCACACCCCACACGGGCGGGCCTTTGTGCAGCGGCCCCGGCTGCGGCAGCCGAGCGACCCGGCCGCCTCTCCCCTGCTGCGCGCCGGCGACCTGCTGCTGCGCCCACTGAACGGCGAGTACGCCCTGTACCTGCCGCCCGTCAGCGCCGACCCGCACGGCTACCAGCCCACCGCTGGCCGCCTGACCGGCGTGCAGGTGGGCCTGCGCCGCGAACTGCTGTGCAGCCTGCTGCCGCGTATGGACGCGCTGCCGGTGCTGGCCACCGCCGCCCTGGGCGTGGGCCGCAGCCTGGCCGATGTGGAAGGGGCCTGGCTGGGCCTCCCGCACGGCGGCCCTACCCACGCGCCCCTGGCGGAAGCAGTGGCGGACGGCGTCTGGCTGCTGCTGGGCGGCAGCCGCACACGGGGCGGCGTGGATACGCTGGGCCTGGGACTGGTGCGCGAGCTGGTCGGCACGCTGAATTAG
- a CDS encoding SpoIID/LytB domain-containing protein, which produces MLHRPFRPLFAVLAALSVGSAQGLDVRVLVEQGSTVPVRLLGTEAAPQPAPQTWTVGLRSGELTLGGKAAGSPTLYVPPTPGSRVQIGRKTYRGGVLLRVKGNQVQGINVVNVEDYLRGVVPAEMPALWPEAALEAQAVVARTYVSRRVNPAQPYDICATTNCQMYPGVAGEHERTNSAIDATLGEVLTFGGELADTYFSANSGGYTASAAEVWGKNLPYLIAKPDPQSVAASGDRGRWQLNVSQSRVQSAANSYRLNVGTVRRVAFTRVSTSGRVEEVTVTGSNRTARLSGANAGGFVRDLGASSSRARIEGGGTVSASQPLRVSGQGSGHGVGLSQYGALGFAREGKGHRDVLGFYYPGTAVQALSYAGLQAEARPGAPLPDTARPDTVLPGTALSLTAPLASSQAGPGLLAAGSGGAAE; this is translated from the coding sequence ATGCTGCACCGTCCATTTCGGCCCCTGTTCGCTGTTCTCGCTGCCCTGTCCGTGGGCTCGGCGCAGGGGCTGGATGTACGCGTGCTGGTCGAGCAGGGAAGCACAGTTCCGGTCCGCTTGCTGGGCACGGAGGCGGCGCCCCAGCCTGCCCCGCAGACCTGGACGGTGGGCCTGCGGAGCGGCGAGCTGACCCTGGGCGGCAAAGCGGCCGGCAGCCCCACGCTGTACGTGCCGCCCACGCCTGGCAGCCGGGTCCAGATCGGGCGCAAGACCTACCGGGGCGGCGTGCTGCTGCGTGTCAAAGGCAACCAGGTCCAGGGCATCAACGTGGTGAATGTCGAGGATTATCTGCGCGGTGTGGTCCCCGCCGAAATGCCGGCGCTGTGGCCCGAAGCCGCGCTGGAAGCCCAGGCCGTGGTGGCCCGCACCTACGTGTCCCGCCGCGTGAATCCGGCCCAGCCCTACGACATCTGCGCCACCACCAATTGCCAGATGTACCCTGGCGTGGCCGGCGAACATGAGCGGACCAACAGCGCCATCGACGCCACCCTCGGGGAGGTGCTCACCTTTGGGGGCGAGCTGGCCGACACCTACTTCTCGGCCAACTCGGGCGGCTACACCGCCAGCGCCGCCGAGGTATGGGGCAAGAACCTGCCCTACCTGATTGCCAAGCCCGACCCCCAGTCGGTCGCGGCCAGCGGGGACAGGGGCCGCTGGCAGCTGAATGTCAGCCAGAGCCGGGTGCAGTCGGCGGCGAACTCGTACCGGCTGAACGTGGGTACGGTCCGCCGGGTGGCCTTTACCCGCGTCAGCACGTCAGGGCGCGTGGAAGAGGTGACCGTGACCGGCAGCAACCGCACCGCCCGGCTGAGCGGGGCGAATGCCGGCGGGTTCGTGCGCGACCTGGGCGCCAGTTCCAGCCGCGCCCGGATTGAGGGAGGCGGTACGGTGAGTGCCTCGCAGCCGCTGCGCGTGAGCGGCCAGGGCTCGGGCCACGGTGTGGGGCTCTCGCAGTACGGGGCGCTGGGCTTTGCGCGTGAAGGCAAGGGGCACCGCGACGTGCTGGGATTTTACTATCCCGGCACCGCCGTGCAGGCCCTGAGCTACGCCGGGCTGCAGGCAGAGGCCCGGCCCGGCGCCCCCCTGCCCGATACGGCCCGGCCCGATACAGTCCTGCCCGGCACGGCCCTTTCGCTGACGGCCCCGCTGGCCTCCAGCCAAGCTGGGCCTGGGCTACTGGCGGCAGGGTCCGGCGGGGCAGCCGAGTGA
- a CDS encoding class I SAM-dependent methyltransferase, translating to MNYDDLSELYDQQYDLYRDDLHFYAGLAEGEAGRVLEVGAGTGRVSCFLARRGVDVTGLEPSARMLAKARARAEESRVDVTWIQGDAAGLRSEERFDLIIAPFNALMHLYTPAEQLTSLENLRRHLAPGGRFAFDLYVPNYGAQGVLRHEGETIYRDGERTDVFLLQRIDAARQHVTTEYFVDTVGAEGHLKRQHFTLTQRYYWRYEVEWLLRCAGFEAPRVSGSFQGGPYTEASEVMVFQTRAAEH from the coding sequence GTGAACTACGACGACCTCTCCGAGCTGTACGACCAGCAGTACGACCTGTACCGCGACGACCTGCACTTCTACGCCGGGCTGGCCGAGGGGGAAGCAGGCCGGGTGCTGGAAGTCGGGGCCGGCACCGGGCGGGTGAGCTGCTTTCTGGCACGGCGCGGCGTGGACGTGACCGGCCTGGAACCCAGCGCGCGGATGCTGGCAAAGGCGCGGGCGCGGGCCGAGGAAAGCCGGGTGGACGTGACCTGGATTCAGGGGGACGCGGCGGGCCTGCGCAGTGAGGAACGCTTCGACCTGATTATCGCGCCCTTCAATGCCCTGATGCACCTGTACACGCCCGCCGAGCAGCTGACCAGCCTGGAAAACCTGCGCCGGCACCTCGCTCCCGGCGGCCGCTTCGCTTTCGACCTGTACGTGCCCAACTACGGCGCCCAGGGCGTGCTGCGCCACGAGGGCGAGACGATCTACCGGGACGGCGAGCGCACCGACGTCTTTTTGCTGCAGCGCATAGACGCGGCGCGCCAGCACGTGACCACCGAGTATTTCGTGGACACCGTGGGCGCAGAGGGCCACCTGAAACGCCAGCATTTCACCCTGACCCAGCGGTACTACTGGCGCTACGAGGTGGAGTGGCTGCTGCGCTGCGCCGGCTTCGAGGCTCCCCGCGTCAGCGGCAGCTTTCAGGGCGGGCCGTATACCGAAGCCAGCGAGGTGATGGTGTTCCAGACGCGGGCGGCGGAACACTGA
- a CDS encoding GNAT family N-acetyltransferase, whose protein sequence is MTPTIRPATAADAPTLAQLRGVMQLDNGRTSAQVAADLPVWEAFYRQAVPAGSYLGWLAEEAGEVLGGVGVMFYPAHPSCGSALTEHPHILNVAVRPQFRRRGVARALMQAVLAWAREAGYPTVTLNAAPMGQALYRELGFTERGIPAMTLNLSAGGGESGAALPGQQT, encoded by the coding sequence ATGACCCCGACGATTCGCCCGGCCACCGCCGCCGACGCGCCCACGCTGGCGCAGCTGCGGGGCGTGATGCAGCTGGACAACGGCCGCACGTCCGCGCAGGTGGCCGCCGACCTGCCCGTCTGGGAGGCCTTTTACCGCCAGGCGGTTCCTGCCGGCAGCTACCTGGGCTGGCTGGCCGAGGAAGCCGGCGAGGTCCTGGGCGGCGTCGGCGTGATGTTCTACCCGGCGCATCCGAGCTGCGGCAGTGCCCTGACCGAACACCCGCACATTCTGAATGTGGCGGTGCGGCCGCAGTTCCGCCGCCGGGGTGTGGCCCGTGCGCTGATGCAGGCGGTGCTGGCCTGGGCGCGTGAGGCCGGCTATCCCACCGTCACCCTGAACGCCGCCCCGATGGGACAGGCGCTGTACCGGGAGCTGGGATTTACCGAACGGGGAATCCCGGCCATGACCCTGAACCTGTCTGCCGGGGGCGGTGAAAGCGGCGCGGCCCTGCCTGGACAGCAGACTTGA